The following are encoded in a window of Salvelinus fontinalis isolate EN_2023a chromosome 40, ASM2944872v1, whole genome shotgun sequence genomic DNA:
- the LOC129839008 gene encoding zinc finger protein 436-like has protein sequence MRSVSFSPPVKEDGVCWSEKEGLGLNIVVKEEKEEEDVTVKQEVEGEAVTVKEEEKDVSVKEEEDAFRVKEEEKEDDAVFGVKKEGEEMTVTSKKEEETGYLGPVSQTHLKASNGSNNELSRKMVLRNRALINTRERRDYRGSSGGPQQPQDADEAEKSLSMSKHLKHQQRPTGKKSHCCSDCGKGCKSSSELKIHQRTHTGEKYYSCNQCGKSFSQSSTLVSHQRTHTGEKPYSCDQCGKIFTTSSDLTVHQRTHTGEKSYSCDQCDQRYSDKRSLIKHQKIHEGVVS, from the exons atgaggTCAGTAAGCTTCTCCCCTCCTGTTAAAGAAGATGGGGTCTGCTGGTCGGAGAAAGAAGgtctggggctgaacattgtcgtgaaagaggagaaggaagaagaggatgttacagtaaaacaagaagtagagggtgaggctgttacagtgaaagaagaagagaaagacgtttcagtgaaagaagaggaagatgctttcagagtgaaagaggaagagaaagaggatgaTGCGGTTTTTGgagtgaagaaggaaggggaggagatgactgtcacatccAAAAAGgaggaggaaactggatatctgggcccggtttcccaaacgcatcttaaggcatccaatggttctaacaatgaacttagccgtaagatggttttgagaaaccgggccctgattaacacta gagagagacgtgactatcgtggatcctctggggggcCTCAACAACCCCaggatgctgacgaggcagagaagagtctctccatgtcaaaacacctcaaacaccagcagagacccacagggaagaaatctcactgctgctctgactgtgggaaaggttgcaaatcttcatcagaacttaaaatacaccagagaacacacacaggagagaaatattatagctgtaatcaatgtgggaagagtttttctcaGTCAAGCACcctggtatcacaccagagaacacacacaggagagaaaccttatagctgtgatcaatgtgggaagattTTTACTACATCTAGTGATTTGAcggtacaccagagaacacatacaggagagaaatcttatagctgtgatcaatgtgaccagagatactctgataaaagatctctgattaaacatcagaaaatacatgaaggagttgtttcatga